In Methanomicrobia archaeon, a single genomic region encodes these proteins:
- a CDS encoding thioredoxin has protein sequence MTGTTINLREVDDLSWEKEVELSELPVLVMFWSPTCVHCKEMEPYFIQYALEYEGKVKFAKLNVVESPFTADRYGIMATPTFTFFCLGKPVQNLAGAAYPTLLKKLIDESLEHGAQCLEKSTPVRFDPAYA, from the coding sequence ATGACTGGTACAACCATAAACCTGCGTGAAGTGGATGACCTGAGCTGGGAGAAGGAGGTAGAGCTTTCGGAGCTGCCCGTGCTCGTGATGTTCTGGAGCCCCACCTGCGTCCACTGCAAGGAGATGGAGCCGTACTTCATCCAGTACGCCCTCGAGTATGAGGGAAAGGTCAAATTCGCGAAGCTGAACGTCGTCGAGAGCCCGTTCACCGCCGACCGCTACGGGATTATGGCTACCCCGACCTTTACGTTCTTCTGTCTGGGCAAACCCGTCCAGAACCTTGCGGGCGCGGCCTATCCGACGCTACTGAAGAAATTGATCGATGAATCGCTCGAGCACGGCGCGCAATGCCTGGAGAAATCGACGCCCGTACGATTCGATCCCGCGTATGCGTGA
- a CDS encoding DEAD/DEAH box helicase, giving the protein MSVSSFYEDLSQKIILNPQFITDFEELTRLNFIGNKTKSEFNIQKRLIESAAIFACSDNEKHKRIALKIAGIILENSESNELIRAASELIFLRLGNFPILEMSFSDPYDYKDYFNIFSGEELENLPVTLGIEVTKKVISNSFTIKDRTIYLTDFQTAVFNSLRNKRNVSISAPTSAGKSFVLERYVVDHFLNKQKSTIIYIVPTRALIAQIQNDFRKIFDKFSIRDVDILTSSWEIIGEGKRELSRAVLILTQERLQAIEGKIDYPLSIDLLIVDEAHKIEEEARGIWLEESIQQIIDWNPNLQIVFISPFTINPEKFGKIFFTENLQRIYTRLPPVHQNLIFVDIENRKIKLWQGSQELKRRFELDEHEVQENIPTSIYARKAWVAKNILVESESIMIYCNGPSDCRKTAKAYSEVKNTKVENSKITEFINFLKINIHPQYYLIDYLKRGVGYHYSDMPSSVKSAVESLFSQKILGTMCCTSTLLEGVNFPAKSIVIYKPRKGMPMDELTFWNLAGRAGRLMKDFSGNIYCVDIDSWAEEGYKPELEDGGHTIQSSMENVISGKRDKIVGHLKNYNKQEEDDVKAAVTRFLINEIAKGSDEFVEQLIKRNTEISKENLDEIVVHLTKISSKIGLHKDVITRNRSIDPRLQNNLYNFLKNSNSLAIPVHPSKYSDFYNNLLKIMEIINKCFKRGYHQNSLTYYAWLSSRWSNEKTLGEIIRERINYLQSQGKMVDDQESINKTIEEIIRDINQKLTFEICRDLSCYIDILKFVAQERGIDVSKSDEKVPYYIEVGASKPTTLTLMNNGIPRTVAILISRMLPSDIQDFDKLKKYIMNNEESLKRQVPSILFDDLFK; this is encoded by the coding sequence GTGAGCGTATCTAGTTTTTACGAGGATTTGAGCCAAAAAATAATTTTAAATCCCCAGTTTATCACAGATTTTGAAGAATTAACGAGATTAAACTTTATTGGGAATAAAACCAAATCTGAATTCAATATACAAAAAAGGCTCATTGAAAGCGCAGCAATCTTTGCCTGTTCAGATAATGAAAAGCATAAGCGAATTGCCTTAAAAATCGCAGGTATAATACTGGAAAATAGTGAATCAAACGAACTTATAAGAGCTGCTTCTGAACTAATATTCCTACGTCTTGGGAATTTCCCAATATTAGAAATGTCATTTTCTGATCCGTATGACTATAAGGATTACTTCAATATATTTAGTGGCGAAGAACTAGAAAATTTGCCGGTAACCTTAGGTATCGAAGTAACTAAGAAGGTAATTTCGAATAGTTTCACAATAAAAGATCGAACTATATATCTGACAGATTTCCAAACTGCGGTATTCAATTCACTCAGAAACAAAAGAAATGTTTCCATATCTGCACCAACTTCAGCAGGTAAATCCTTTGTTCTAGAAAGGTATGTTGTCGATCACTTCTTAAATAAGCAAAAATCAACAATAATATATATAGTTCCAACGAGAGCTTTAATTGCTCAAATACAAAATGACTTTAGAAAAATATTTGATAAATTTTCAATAAGAGATGTAGATATACTTACATCGTCATGGGAAATCATTGGTGAGGGTAAAAGAGAGCTTTCAAGAGCTGTATTAATTCTAACACAAGAACGATTACAAGCCATTGAAGGCAAAATTGATTATCCCCTATCTATTGACCTTCTTATTGTTGATGAAGCCCACAAAATTGAAGAGGAAGCTAGGGGGATATGGCTTGAGGAAAGTATTCAACAAATTATTGACTGGAATCCGAATCTGCAGATCGTTTTTATTTCCCCGTTCACCATAAATCCAGAAAAATTCGGTAAAATATTCTTCACTGAAAATTTACAAAGAATTTATACAAGATTACCTCCAGTTCATCAAAACTTGATATTTGTAGATATAGAAAATAGAAAAATCAAACTATGGCAAGGATCTCAAGAATTAAAACGAAGATTTGAGTTGGATGAACATGAAGTACAAGAAAATATCCCGACCAGTATTTATGCGAGAAAGGCGTGGGTAGCAAAAAACATCCTAGTTGAGAGCGAATCGATAATGATATACTGCAATGGGCCTTCAGACTGCAGAAAAACAGCAAAAGCCTATTCTGAAGTGAAAAATACAAAAGTCGAAAATTCAAAGATTACTGAATTCATTAATTTTCTGAAAATAAATATACATCCTCAGTATTATTTAATTGACTACTTAAAAAGAGGTGTTGGTTATCATTATAGTGATATGCCTTCTTCCGTCAAATCAGCGGTCGAATCGTTATTTTCCCAAAAAATTTTGGGTACAATGTGTTGTACTAGCACTCTATTAGAGGGTGTTAATTTTCCAGCGAAAAGTATCGTAATTTATAAGCCTAGAAAAGGAATGCCAATGGACGAGTTAACCTTTTGGAATTTAGCTGGGAGAGCAGGCAGATTAATGAAGGATTTTTCTGGAAATATCTATTGTGTTGACATTGATTCCTGGGCTGAAGAGGGTTATAAACCAGAATTAGAAGACGGAGGCCATACTATTCAAAGCTCAATGGAGAATGTTATTTCAGGTAAGAGAGATAAAATAGTGGGGCACCTCAAAAATTATAATAAACAAGAGGAGGATGATGTTAAGGCTGCTGTAACCAGATTTTTAATCAACGAAATAGCAAAAGGAAGTGATGAATTTGTTGAGCAATTAATTAAAAGAAATACAGAAATTTCAAAAGAAAATTTGGATGAAATAGTTGTACATTTAACAAAAATTTCTTCTAAAATTGGTCTTCATAAAGATGTGATTACAAGAAATAGATCTATAGATCCAAGATTGCAGAATAATTTGTATAATTTTTTAAAAAATTCAAATTCTTTGGCTATCCCTGTTCATCCCTCTAAATATTCAGATTTTTATAATAATTTGCTTAAGATAATGGAAATAATAAACAAGTGCTTCAAAAGGGGTTACCATCAGAATTCTTTAACATATTACGCTTGGTTGTCATCTCGGTGGTCAAACGAAAAAACTCTCGGCGAAATCATTCGCGAACGAATTAATTATCTGCAAAGTCAAGGTAAAATGGTGGATGACCAAGAATCTATTAATAAAACAATAGAAGAAATCATTCGTGATATAAACCAAAAATTGACATTTGAGATATGTAGAGATCTTAGTTGTTATATAGACATTTTGAAATTTGTAGCCCAGGAAAGAGGTATTGATGTAAGCAAATCGGATGAAAAAGTACCGTATTATATCGAGGTAGGGGCAAGCAAACCGACAACCTTGACGTTAATGAATAATGGCATTCCTAGAACAGTTGCAATTCTAATATCGCGAATGTTACCTTCTGATATTCAAGACTTCGATAAACTTAAAAAGTATATTATGAACAATGAGGAATCACTAAAAAGGCAAGTTCCGTCCATTTTATTTGATGATTTGTTTAAGTAA